In the genome of Ignavibacteria bacterium, the window TTCAAATGTTGGAGCGTCGTTGTTGGGCGTGTTATGTGAAGTGCGCCAACGGTCATTATGCAATCTTTGATTTCTTCGCTAAGTATGTTGCAACAACAGCGGAGAGACCGACAATCAATTCAGCTTCTTCGCGAGTCGGGATTCGTCCCTCGCGAAGATGTCTGGCCATCTCGGAAGCATAACCCCACGCTTTGGAAACAGAATCGTCCAAAGGTTTGGGAAGTAAATCGGGATAACGCTTGAGAATATCACCAAGTGTGGCCTTGTCGTTGCTTACATCTCGGGCAACACATTCGAGCGCGGCCATTGCATGCTGAACTGCGCCTGTTAGATCAGCCTCAGGTCTGCGTGAGAGATCTCGAAGTGCCTCATGAATCTCGCTCTTAGCGGTAGTTCTCTTTGATGCCTCAAGAGCTTCAACCGCATTATTAACTGCGGACTCAAATGATTCTGATCCTCGCGTTTCAATGATTCCTCCAACCATTTGCCAGCCAATGCCCGCTAGGCGGAAGAACGAGTTTATCTCGTCTTGAAACTGATTGGCTTGGCCCATTTGAAGGAGAGAGCGATATATTTCTTCTGTGATATCGTATACATAGAACCACTCACAACTCTGAACAAGCTGACTTACTTCGTAGTCTATATTGGGATATTCAGACCAGTTGTTTGAATCTGGAATCTCCCGAAGAACTCTACAAATGATTTCCCTGAGATTCGATGGCTTCAGACCCAGTTCTTTTGCAATCTGAATGACAGCACCTCGAAATCGTGCTGGAGCATCTTCACGTATTGTGATTTCCCTCTCCTGTCCGGAAAGACTATGTCTACTGGAGAAGCGTGGTTGCTGTGCCATTCATTAATCCTCAACAAGCTCAAAATATAGAATGCGAAACTCAACTGTCGTGGAGGGAGTATCGTCCGCCATGAACTGATTCTCAGGCGATGTTCTTGTTGTGAGCTTCTTTATGCTTGGGTCAACTGCGCCCGTAACTCGCCTTGCTAAGCCGGCTGGCACAAGCTGTTTGTATTCTATTGGATCTATGTCGATAACGTTGCCATCACGTCCGTAGAAGATGATCAGGCCGTATATGTTTCTCACATTAGTTCTGGAAACATTGCGCAAGGAATAGGAATAGTCTCCATAGCTCCAAAGAGTTTTTCGTGGATCGCCGTTCCACCGGAACTCGGAACCAACGATAGCGTCTTGCTGCGATCCCGACTCAAGGTATCGAAACAGGCCAACCTCTTTTTTCTGTAATTGAGTGAAGGGCTTTGGATGTTCACTGCCTACAACGGAAGGAAGGAAAGTGGAGGGAATGCAAAAATTGAGATTCTGTCCTCCCTTGAGTGTGGCAACAGCCACACCAATTACGTACCCCTTTTCATTAACGATGGGGCCTCCACTTGAACCGGGAGAAATCGGCGCGGTTATCTGAATCAGTTTGCTGCTGCTAGTTTCATCAAGCGTGCGGATTCCGCTCACGATTCCCTGAGAGAAAGTGCCCTCAAGACCTCTCGGATTGCCGATTGCATACACGACCTCTCCGATTTCGGGCAATTGGGTTAGAACCTTGACGGTCTTACCTTTCAGATCCGGAACAGAGAGAACAGCAATATCATTTGTTTCATCTACGTGGATTACACCGATAATCTCGCACTTCTGCTTCTTGTTCACGAGTTTTGCATAACCGCTCTTCGCTCCACGGATGACATGGTAGTTCGTTACAATGAAGCCCTCCTTTAGGATGAATCCGCTTCCGAATGCTAATGGTTGCCTATTCTCGTCTTCCGTCGATATCAGAACAGTGGATTCGAACAACTCCTTTGCAATCTCTTTGGGCTTTTGCGAAAGAGCGAGGGTCGGAAACAGAAACGAAAAGAGAATGAAACAAATAATGGCTTTCACATTGACGTTGGTTATTGATGGTATCATCGGTTTTTGTTCTCCGAATAGTTGGCGCATTTCACATAACGTTTGGCGTAACAACGCAACGCTGGAGCGAACTCCGATAAATCCAATTCCGTGAGCGAAAGCGTTGAGCCACAATAATCTCCTATCAAATGATGGCGACGTTGTTACGCTTGTTAGCTGCCGCGTAGCCGTCATGAGATGATTATGCAGGTGACTGTCCATGTAGTCAGTTAACCTTAATTGCAACATTACCTTTCTTGTGTCCTTGTTCAACATACCTATGAGCATCGATGATATGCTCAAGAGGGAAGCACTTGTCGGTGATTGGTTTGACTACGCCAGATTCTATGAGTTCCCTTATCCTGCCCAAGCGCTCTGAGCTACAAATGAGTGCGCTGTCGTCTATAGAGAGAAATTTGTGCTTGTCCGACATCCGGGCCCTGCAAGCCTGTTTCAATTCAGAAGTTCTTGCTTTTCCGACAGCGTCGAGCACGTAGTTGTATTCTTCCAACTTGGCGAGAGAATCTTTGTGGGTATAATCCAGCGTTTTGTCTGCCCCCAATGATTTTACAAGATCGATTTTCTCTGTACTGCATACACCTGTTACTTCCGCACCAAGATGTTTTGCGTACTGGACGGCTATGGTACCAGAAGTCCCAGACGCGCCATAGATGAGAACCTTTTGTTTAGGTTGGATATGTGCTTGTTCAAGGAACTGCAAAGCGAGAAGACCACCGTATGCAGCTGAAGTTGCATCTTCAAAACCGATATTGCGCGGCTTTAGCGCAATACATCCCTGCTTAGAATCCGTTTCTTTCATGCACTTGTAGTCTGCATATGCTCCAAGTGAAAAACCTGTTAGCCCGAATATTTGATCACCAACTTGGAAACGTCGTATTTTCGAGCCCACTTGTACAATTTCTCCAGACAATACTTCTCCGAGGATATCGTTCCTCGGTCTCGTAATGCCGATCATGATCCGCATCGGAATCCGAAACCTCAGCGGGATATCAGAACTGCGGATAAAGATGTCACTATTCGTTACTGAGGCTGCAAATACCTTTATGAGGACTTCGTCATCGTTGGGCACGGGTACGTCACGCTCTACTATCTTAAATACTTCAGGTGGACCATACTTGGTGCAGATTGCTGCTTTCATTTTGTTCATTTTTCGCTCCTAAGGGTACTGAATGCTAAGGACTATGAGTCTCTGGAACAGATCGCTCAATTGTGACGGTCCAATATTATGGGCTGAAGCGATGTAGAAAATTGATCCCCTGACGCGAGCGAGAATCATTTGGCACGGTCCCATGTTACCTTCGTACACTACTGCCTCACCCAGACCGGCGAAGTTTGATTTGCCAAATACTCCGAGTCCAAGTAAGTGGTCGCTGGTCTCATCGGAAACCGAGCCTCCGGCCGAGTACCATCGGGTCATTATCTTGAATTCTGGTTGTGTAGAGATATATGCGAAAGTGCGCATCGCATCAGTAGCACTTCCGATGAAACCGCCTGCGTAGCCGGGAGAAATCCAGTGGTACGGCCATGGCTTTGGATAACCTCGTGGATAATTTCCTTTCCCGTCGTCGATTCTGAGCGACACCGCATATGCACCGAAATACTGGCGGAATAGTTGCTGAACTGTCTTGCCTGTATGTAATTCGAGGATGCGACCGACAATGTTGAAGTTCGTATTGGAATACTCGAATCCAGTACCGGGAGAAAAAAGCAATGGTTGGTTGCGATATGCACAATCGATGGAATTCGTAGGAGTAATTGCCGAATCTGAGTGGATAGGTATTAGTGGTACATAGTCGCGAATCCCGCTGGAGTTTAGCAACAAGTGATTGATGGTGATAACGTGTGACTTAGTGAATCCACTGTCTTCGGGAAACCAGCGATCAATCGTTGTACCGAGATCGATTCTTTCTTTCAAAACGATGAATGCAAGGCAGGGTTTTGATGTGGGGCATCCAAGTCTCAAATCATTCTTCTCGTCAATTGCTCCCTCTGTCCAGATTCGGGCGTTGGTATTCAGGCTATCGAGCCTTCCAAAAAGTATTCCAGCAACCCCACTCGTATCTGTTTGGAGAAAACTAGAAAGCACGGTTGTCAGGCTATCCTTCTTATCTCCTTTGACAACTGAGAAAGAGATGGAGAAGCTAAAAGCTATAAAAAAGAGAAGAAGCCCAAAGGCTCTTATCCTGGATTGTGTTAGTTGCTTGTTCATAATTGTTCTCCTAAGCTTTCTTACGGCCAGCCGTGACGCATAATGTTGCTCATAAAGTCTACATGAGGGCGAACGTGATGATAAACCGCTTAACTTCCAGCTCGGCTGCGTGGCAGCTAACGTGTCGGCAAATTACGCCGCCGTTTTGCGAACTATCAAATGACAAATTTCTCGTGAGCAAAACGGTGGAACGAATACAATAACTCATCTCAATAAAATGAGTGACGTAATTTGCCGTGTTAGGCGAAGCGGCGGCGAACGTTTTTGTTCTCATTTTTATCACCTTGCGTCTGCTTTATAGGCACTTTGTTCTCTCTGTATTGTGACCAAGGAATTGAGGAATCAACAAGAGAAATAAACGAGAACCTTCGCCTGAATGACAGTATCTTCTCTATTGAACTTTCAGAAGTCGAAATATCACGTGCAACAGTTTCGTTTTGCTTCACAAGATAGAAACCTAGAGAATCTAGGCGTTCAAAAAAAGAAAGGAGATAATCGCCGATAAGCCAAAGGATTCGGGGGTCGGATTTCTGTGCAGACTTTGAAGAAGTGAGGAGCTCCCGAAGAACCCGTACGAGGGAGCCGTAGTCTTGTTCGATGTAACCCAATTCTTGCCGAATACTCTTGCGATTATCGTACAAAGTGTCTACAGAGGTAGTCGCTTTGAGATTACCACCTTGTTTAATAATTCTTATAGGGAGCTTGGGAATTGTCATTGTCGACCCCACGCTCCGAGAAATCGGTTAAGAAATGCAAGAGGAGATTTTTCCGTGTCCAAGAAACTAGAGAGAACCCAAGCTACAGAAAGAGCAATGTGGTAGTTCTCGGATTGGCTATCTGATGCTTTTGTATAAGCTGAATGTGCCTTGTTTATCCAAATGGTACTGTCGGTAAGCCAACCGAGTTCAGGACGATCCGGATCATCATCAAACCCAAGCATTAGACCGGGGCGTTTCCGATGACCTTCATGTTTAGTTCCAGCTTCAGTAGGATCAAGAGAAGGTTCGATGCGTTCACCAGGTAAGTCGCCAGGGGCTACTTCAATTCCTTCTCCAGTCGTCTGTCCACCCCGTGTGCCTGTCATTGTATCAACACCTTGTACGATTTGACCAATATTGGGTGCGTTTGGATCGGGGATGATTCCGGTTATAGGCGTACCTCTGCCTCTCCTTCCTAATAGTGGATTCAGTTCCGGAAATTCCGGGAGTAGGTTGACAATAATTTCTTCGATTTGCTTTTGCAGTGGACGTAGGTCTCGTTCGATTTGCTCTCGTTGAGTGCTGACTTCGCCAAGCTCTCGGAGTATCGGTTCAATTGCTTCTTGGATTGCTTTGCGATAGCGATAGTATTTTTGGAGACTGTTTACGTCTTTCAAGAAGTCGGCTTTATTCAACGTGAGTATTTCCGAGAGTTGAGGTAGTTCAACGATGCCGGTTAGTCGAGCGGGGTTTCGTGGAGTAACGCCAATCCAGTCCCATCCACGCTTGATGACTTTGCCGTAGGTCGAGATGGCAATTCCTCGCTCTTCTTCTGGGAGTTCTTGTTTGTTCTTTGTTAGGAAACCGACGCCAACAGGACTGGCTTTCTTACCAAGCTGAACAAGAAACACGTTTGATGGTTGAGCGTCTTCATGTTCTGGCAGTCTCACAGGAACCTGATTGATTGTAAATTCTACCCCTTGCTTATAAATGTATTTTAGGATTTTCTCCATGAAATCTGGATGCAAGAGAGGATAGAAATGTGTTTGGATAACATTAGCAACGAAGCTGGACTTGAGCAGGTCAGAATCTTTATTGGGAAGCAAAAAAGTCACCGCAGTTCCAGTCGAAGACTTGACTAGATTCCCGGGGGCTACAAGTTGCCATGGTGCTCGTTGCGAATCATCAAGACGCCACGTTGTAGATTTGTGATTGCTTTTGTTCTTTGTTTCTGTGATAACCTTGTCTGAAAGCAGTAGAGAAAGCTTTACTCCGACTCCAGCGAAACCGATTCCCTTGCCCCGTATTTTTGTTGTTGCGGCAATGTCATGGTATTCTTCGAAATCTTTCTCAGACATTCCCTTGCCGTTGTCGACAATAGAAAAAGTTTGTTTCGATGAATCAATAAAGAAGTGTATTTGAGAAGCACCAGAATCAAGAGCATTTGCAATGAGTTCAGTAATGATTGCTTCCTCCTGTGGAAAAGGATAACTGTCCCGTATGTCTTCAAGAAGATGCTTAAGATTTACTCTTGTCTCACCCATTGGATTTCCTTAATGTCTGTTCGCCGCCGTTTCGCCTAACGTATGCAATAAAAACGAATGTATGAAGCGAACTATAAATAAATATCGAATACCAAAATGTGAGCGGAATATTTTTCATTCTACGTTTTTATTGCTGTTAGCCGCCGTGCTTATAGTATTAATTGTTTGCCGAAATACGCCGATTAATCCATCGAAAATATTTATGAGTTTATCGGTGACTGAGAATAGAATTATAGTTATTACATTGTAAACAAATAATCCAACGGAGAAAGCAATGAGAACAAAAGATGATAGTGGGCTTGACTTAAAAGACAATAATCCCCAGACAAACATAGCGAGCGACAATACAAAATTGAATATTCGCAGAAGCAATATTAGTCTATTCTTGCCGACGGTTGTGTCTTGGTTTGGTTGGTTTACACTTGGGTTTGCAATAGCCCGCATAGTTTTTACCTGCCAATACGAACCGAACAAGGTAGTCGCAGATGGTATGATGATAATGGCTATGGTTATCCAGTCTATATTCATTTTACTATTTATAGGATATTATGCTTTCGGCATAATAAAATCTTTATCAAAGCATGGCGGCTAACGTTTGCTGCTAAATTTCGTTGGGGAGTTCGAAGCAGCGGTCTTGTCCCCCGCTAAAATAGTTGCCAATATACAAAAATAATTCCTATCTAACCATCTGCCCCAATGGAATTTAGCAGCTGTTAGGTGGCGTTTTTTATTCGTCCTTTTTCTGAATTTGCTCTAAAATATTGTACTTAGTCTGACGAGCCTTCCATCTATCGCGTGCAAACTTTTGCATATCTGTTATGGTATCCTTTTCGTCAATTATTTCTAGACCAAGTAATGTTTCAATTATGTCTTCTAATGTTACAATGCCGTCTAGCCCACCGTATTCATCAACTATCAAAGCGATGTGCTCCTTTTCTTCCAGTAATTTTTCCCAGAGGGTAAAAAGAAACATGGTTTCAGGTACGACTATAATTTCTCTTTTAATATCTCTAAGTTTTAGTTCGTGTTGGTCTTCTGCTAGTTTCTCAAAAACAGATTGCCTAAAAACATAACCCATTATGTTCTCGTCTTTTCCCGAGTAAATGGGAATTCTTGAGAATTTCAAGTAATCCTTATTTTTTAAAAAATCTGCTAACGAAAGATTCTCATCGGCAACTACCAAAACAACTCTGGGCGTCATTATTTCGGTAACCCTAACATTTTTAAGTTTCAGAAGATTCTGAATTATTTTATGTTCTTTGTCGGAAAAAACTCCTTCATCATTCCCAATGCTAGCAAGCGCAGCAATTTCTTCCCTACTCGTTGTTTGCTCTTGACGATTTTTAGAAATGGCTTTTGTTATAAATGCAGAAATCAGAACCAGAGGATAGGTAATAAAAATCATTACACGGATAATCGATGAAGTATACTTCGCCAAACTTCTCCAGTATCTGGCACCAATTGTTTTAGGAAAGATTTCGGTCAGAACTAAGATTAGGATTGTAAGTATTGCTGAAACTAATCCAAAGTATTCATCCCCAAATATTATAACAGCTTGAGCACCTACACCGGCTGCACCAATCGTGTGAGCAACAGTATTCAACGAAAGTATTGCCGACAGTGGTTTGTCAATATTACTCTTGAGTTTTAAAAGTTTATTTGCCCAAGAGTTTCCATTTTCATATTTAACAATCAGAAATGAATTTGGAGTAGAAAGCAAAACAGCCTCCATTATTGAACAAATGAACGAAATAATCAGGGCAAGAAATAGATAGGAAAGAAGTAGTACCATTTTTTCTTTCAAAGATAAATATTTTTCAAAGGAGATTGTTGTTTACATCAGTTCAAAATGCCACCTAACTAGTGTAACAAAGCCATATGGCGTCTTTCATACCAATTTGGTTGGATAAACGCCATAATATTATTTTAACTTTCATTTAATTCCCTTTAACATTACCGCTTTATCTAATGGATTAACAATATTAGTCATAGATTTCTTACTCACGTGTGTATAAATTTCTGTTGTTTTTGAACTGCTGTGTCCAAGCAGTTCTTGTATGAACCTTAAATCTGTTCCGCCTTCTAATAAGTGTGTGGCAAATGAATGCCTAAGTGTATGTACTGTTACTCTTTTTTTAATACCGGTTTTTTCAACAGCACGGTTAAAAACATTTTGTATACTTCTTTCTGCTAAATGTACTCTTCCATTTCCACCTTCAAATAAGAATTCTTTAGGCTTATATTCTTTGTAGTATTGCTTAAGTTTTTCAAGCATGAATTCAGATAACAAAGTATATCTATCCTTTTTACCTTTTGCTTGCCTAATATGTATAAGTTTTCTGATACTATCAATATCTCCTATTTTAATTCTTACGGCTTCACCTACACGTAACCCTGCAGAGTAAATCAACATCAGTAATGTTTTATGTTTTAGGTTATTAATAGAGTTAAATATACTGATCACTTCTTCTTGGCTCAATATATCGGGGAGTTTTTTCTGCTTTTTTGGTCGTGGAATAGAATTAATAATTAAGGGTATTTTATAAAGCTCGATGTAAAGAAATCGAAGAGCATTAATCATTTGATTTATCGAAGATGTTTTCTGTTTCTTATCTTCAATCAAATAAAGCAAATATTTTTTAATCTCATCGTTCAAAATATTTCTTGGGTGAACAGGCTTAAAGTAATTAACAAATGCTCTCAGACAGCTTAAATAAGATTTGATTGTTTTATAACTATAATTCCGTAATCTCATCTCGCTTCGGATGGTTTCAAAAAATCCTGGTGTTTTAGATAGAATTGTTTTCAAATTTTTACTAATCGACTGAGATAAATTTTAAAGCTCCGCTTTGTAAGTCACACTTTAAAAAGAAAATCGCATTTCTATTACACCAACTCAGAGTTTAATTGCCTAATTCTATTTCTACTATGGTAAACCGCCTCAACATACTCAAAGGAATTGTTCTTTTCAAGCAAAAAGGTTGAAAAACGAATTTTTGTAAAAATAGTGAGTTATTGAATAGTAAAACTATAGTGAAACTAAGACTAAGATTCAGATGAAGTATTCAATGATTTTTTACTCGATTAAAACTAAGAGTGGATCAGGAAAGTTTTTACGCTAAGTCAACTGCGTTATTTGAGCAGGATAAATTTCTTTGTAATTGAAAAAGCTCCGGATTTCAATTGGTAATAATATATTCCGCTGGATAATGGATAATGATTCGTCAGTTGATGGATGGAGAATGAAAAATTATGAACGCCACTTTCTTTTAATCCATCCTCTAATGTGGCAACTTCTCTTCCAAGTGCATCGAAGAGTTTTAATGTGACGTGGTCACGGTTCATTAATGAATACCTGATATTGGTCTGTCCGTTGAATGGATTGGGAAAATTTTGTGAGAGATTAAATTCATTGATCGGGGGATTATCGTTCACTTCTGTTGATAAATTCAAAAGCCATTGAATTCCATTTTGAAATATTTTTTTCCTTTCTTCAACGCTTTCATGAACTCCGCCAAGATAGGTTAAGCAATTTTGAGTTAAAACCTTTGCAGGCAAACCATTGTATGCGAGAATAGCATCGTAATCGCCGGATCTTGCAAGAACAACTTCACCGGTATATGTTTGCATTGCTCCATCTATATCAAGAGTATAGGAGAAATTTTCAGCGCTGCCGTAAAATCCATTTGTTACTGGGTGGGTATGATTTACAATTGTTACAGAATCTGTGAAGTTGAAATTAGCTTCACCATAAAGATGCAGCATAGAAGTCCACATACTGGCATGAATACTGTCAAGATTTATTACAGAATAAGCAAGATCATCGCCGATGAAATATACAGGTCTTCCCGAATGATAAAACTGAAAGATTAAATCTACTATCTCATTGTAAATACCGCCTGATTGGTAGCTAAGATCGTTCCAAATTAATAAGTCGCTTCCATCGAGTGTTTCATAAGTAAGCGAATCTTTAACAACATCTGAATTTTGGATACCCATTGATGTGAGGTAGCTTTTGATCGAATCGATTTCATCTGTATAAAAATCGAAGTTCTTAACTATTGTAACTTTTTTTATCGACTGACTGTGCGAATCATGGCTAATCGAAAAGAAAACTATTAATGAAAAAACGATTGCGATCCTATTTCTCATACACACTCCCAAAATTTTTGAAAAGATAAAAATATCCTCATCGGGTCATCTCTCCTAAATAAGCCTGCAGTTCAATCACTTTTGAGAATTATTGATCTTAGATGGTCTTATTTACCTCTTTGCTGTTACCTTCTGAAAACCAATCCAATATGCACAATCGGAAAAATCTTGTCAAGAGGAAAGGTTTTGGAAAATGGTCGTGAAGTTTTTATAAAAGTGCAAAATAAATTTAAGCTGAGGCGGAGACAAAAGTTTAGAGGTGTATTAGAGGATTACTTTTAACTATGGTTCTTAACAGCACAAAAAAGTTTTTTTGTCTTAAAAACGTTGAAAATTTTTTTGTTAATAAATATCGTAGGAACCCATCCGATAAATCTGGATGGGTTTTACGATTCAGAAACTAATCAGAGAGCAATTTAACTTTTAATCTAAAAGCGACATCTGCACTCGCGCGGAAATTAAATGGTGTTGGAGAAATTCCAGTAGCAGAAAGCGTCGCAGTGAAACGTCTATTAGTTGATGTGCTCAAGTAATTATTCATTGCTGTGACTTCTGCATCAGTCAATGTTAATGGAGCCGGCGTAGTAACAAAGTTAGCTATATTCACTCCAGTAAATGTTTTCACAAAAAGTGGTGAACCGGTTAAATTTGCAATAGTGAGAGTTAGATTTCCGGTTGCACCAGTACCGACATCGATTGTTCTGAATGCAGACGTTACAAATTGAATACTTTCGACTTTATCTGCATAATCACGATAGACCTGAGTTGTATCGAGCCAGATTGATTTGCTTACTGATGCTGTCGAGGTCGAACCGCTCACGTTAAATGTTGCAGGCATCCAGATATTAATGTACATAAAATCGAATGCGTCAAGTATACAGCTTTGAAAAGAAAAGCTTGATACGATTGTAAATGCTATTAGTAATGTTGATAAATTCTTTTTCATAATTTCTTTTCCTCCAATTAAAATCCAAATGTTAATCCGCCGGTAAAGACTGACTGAGAGCCAAGACTATAATCGGCGCTTAATGTTAAGAATGCTAAATTCAATGCCCCTCCGACTACTACACGAAATGTATTATCCCC includes:
- a CDS encoding serine protease; the encoded protein is MLIGMLNKDTRKVMLQLRLTDYMDSHLHNHLMTATRQLTSVTTSPSFDRRLLWLNAFAHGIGFIGVRSSVALLRQTLCEMRQLFGEQKPMIPSITNVNVKAIICFILFSFLFPTLALSQKPKEIAKELFESTVLISTEDENRQPLAFGSGFILKEGFIVTNYHVIRGAKSGYAKLVNKKQKCEIIGVIHVDETNDIAVLSVPDLKGKTVKVLTQLPEIGEVVYAIGNPRGLEGTFSQGIVSGIRTLDETSSSKLIQITAPISPGSSGGPIVNEKGYVIGVAVATLKGGQNLNFCIPSTFLPSVVGSEHPKPFTQLQKKEVGLFRYLESGSQQDAIVGSEFRWNGDPRKTLWSYGDYSYSLRNVSRTNVRNIYGLIIFYGRDGNVIDIDPIEYKQLVPAGLARRVTGAVDPSIKKLTTRTSPENQFMADDTPSTTVEFRILYFELVED
- a CDS encoding NAD(P)-dependent alcohol dehydrogenase; this translates as MKAAICTKYGPPEVFKIVERDVPVPNDDEVLIKVFAASVTNSDIFIRSSDIPLRFRIPMRIMIGITRPRNDILGEVLSGEIVQVGSKIRRFQVGDQIFGLTGFSLGAYADYKCMKETDSKQGCIALKPRNIGFEDATSAAYGGLLALQFLEQAHIQPKQKVLIYGASGTSGTIAVQYAKHLGAEVTGVCSTEKIDLVKSLGADKTLDYTHKDSLAKLEEYNYVLDAVGKARTSELKQACRARMSDKHKFLSIDDSALICSSERLGRIRELIESGVVKPITDKCFPLEHIIDAHRYVEQGHKKGNVAIKVN
- a CDS encoding beta-lactamase family protein, translating into MNKQLTQSRIRAFGLLLFFIAFSFSISFSVVKGDKKDSLTTVLSSFLQTDTSGVAGILFGRLDSLNTNARIWTEGAIDEKNDLRLGCPTSKPCLAFIVLKERIDLGTTIDRWFPEDSGFTKSHVITINHLLLNSSGIRDYVPLIPIHSDSAITPTNSIDCAYRNQPLLFSPGTGFEYSNTNFNIVGRILELHTGKTVQQLFRQYFGAYAVSLRIDDGKGNYPRGYPKPWPYHWISPGYAGGFIGSATDAMRTFAYISTQPEFKIMTRWYSAGGSVSDETSDHLLGLGVFGKSNFAGLGEAVVYEGNMGPCQMILARVRGSIFYIASAHNIGPSQLSDLFQRLIVLSIQYP
- a CDS encoding HlyC/CorC family transporter, which produces MVLLLSYLFLALIISFICSIMEAVLLSTPNSFLIVKYENGNSWANKLLKLKSNIDKPLSAILSLNTVAHTIGAAGVGAQAVIIFGDEYFGLVSAILTILILVLTEIFPKTIGARYWRSLAKYTSSIIRVMIFITYPLVLISAFITKAISKNRQEQTTSREEIAALASIGNDEGVFSDKEHKIIQNLLKLKNVRVTEIMTPRVVLVVADENLSLADFLKNKDYLKFSRIPIYSGKDENIMGYVFRQSVFEKLAEDQHELKLRDIKREIIVVPETMFLFTLWEKLLEEKEHIALIVDEYGGLDGIVTLEDIIETLLGLEIIDEKDTITDMQKFARDRWKARQTKYNILEQIQKKDE
- a CDS encoding integrase is translated as MRLRNYSYKTIKSYLSCLRAFVNYFKPVHPRNILNDEIKKYLLYLIEDKKQKTSSINQMINALRFLYIELYKIPLIINSIPRPKKQKKLPDILSQEEVISIFNSINNLKHKTLLMLIYSAGLRVGEAVRIKIGDIDSIRKLIHIRQAKGKKDRYTLLSEFMLEKLKQYYKEYKPKEFLFEGGNGRVHLAERSIQNVFNRAVEKTGIKKRVTVHTLRHSFATHLLEGGTDLRFIQELLGHSSSKTTEIYTHVSKKSMTNIVNPLDKAVMLKGIK
- a CDS encoding T9SS type A sorting domain-containing protein, producing MRNRIAIVFSLIVFFSISHDSHSQSIKKVTIVKNFDFYTDEIDSIKSYLTSMGIQNSDVVKDSLTYETLDGSDLLIWNDLSYQSGGIYNEIVDLIFQFYHSGRPVYFIGDDLAYSVINLDSIHASMWTSMLHLYGEANFNFTDSVTIVNHTHPVTNGFYGSAENFSYTLDIDGAMQTYTGEVVLARSGDYDAILAYNGLPAKVLTQNCLTYLGGVHESVEERKKIFQNGIQWLLNLSTEVNDNPPINEFNLSQNFPNPFNGQTNIRYSLMNRDHVTLKLFDALGREVATLEDGLKESGVHNFSFSIHQLTNHYPLSSGIYYYQLKSGAFSITKKFILLK